GCTGAGGGAAGGTAAGACTAAAGGGGGTGAAATTCATAGCACTTACTTAAATCCCAGTTTCTTACAGGAGAAACTGGCTCTCCCCTGAAGGCAGCACACAGCCCGCGACCAGCCAGGGTTCATCCAGCAATCCTATGGAGTGAGAGGAAATCACAGCTGTTAGGAACAGCCCAGACACCTAAAAAATACCTGGCACAGACCCCGTCCCCCACGCTCCCCTGATGCCAGACAGGATTAGCGCTGGCTTCGCAGGGACTCCAGCTCCTGGGTGGCTGTGCCAGGCACCAACATCAACCCAGCCTCGAGGGAACGAGCGCCCATCAGGTAAGTTCTCATTAAGTATTTCTGATGTATTTCACTCTCACCGCAAGTCTGTGAGAGTGAATTTAATAAGGGATCATGTCAGAGAGCCAAGTCACTTAcgcttttcaaataaaaattggCAAGAGAAAAGGCCTAGAAATTAGCCAGGACCTTCAACtcaaatgtttaattaaaaagcaaaacaaaaccacaccacacccaaaaaacaaaacagctccaAGAACTGCTCAGTAGTGTCCTGCTTGCCCACGGGATCAGCAGGTCTCTCCAAGACCATCCCACACATCCTGATCCTGTTATGCGCTTGGctctccccatctcctcccaaTGCCCCAATACCTCCTTACCTTGCAAAGTGCTTTGTCCTATACAAAAGGAGAGCTGGTGGGTGCTGCCACAGCAGGTCTGAGCAACCATCCAAGGCTTCAGCGTTCAGCTACATTTAGGAGGAAGGTCACAGTCGTAGCACACAGGGATCCCTGGGGTATTTTTGGGCACAGACACCTCGGCCAGATGCACCCAGAGGCTCAGGGCTGGGCTTTAGGAACCAGCTTTCCTGAAACTCCTCTGAGAGTTTCAAATCTTCCATACCACCTCTACTTGAGAAACGGATGCACAGGGCTAGATGTATCTCATCCAGCATGAGATTTCAGTCTGCATTTCCTGAATCACACTTAGAGATTTGCTtatctgtgtttaaaaccaACAGGATGGTACAAATGCAGGTTTTCCCCCAACTCAGGACCCAGGCAAGCATCCCTTGTTCCAGTAAAGCCCATGCACtctaaaaatataattactagctacataataaaataaaaagaacctGCAAAGATAATAGCCAAACCACATTTGCCACAAGTTAAAGTGGTCAACAGCACTGTACAAACTATCCTGCAGGCAGAGAAACAAGGAAAAGGCTTTAAACACCTGCATGAGGCTGGGAAAGCACATCCCAGTTCCACGGCTGTGTGCCCAACAAGGTAAATCCGCTTCAGTTTGCGAGGGAAGACTGATCCTGCAGAGGACAAGAGCCTGCGAGGAGTGAACGAACGATGCTGTTAGATAAACTACAACAGAGAAGCCTCCAGGGAGCTGCGAACCCAACGACATAATGGGACAGCGAGGGTGAGAAGAGGCCGTATCTGACCCTCCACACAACAGAGGATGTGCAGGAAGGCTGGGGAGAGTTTTCAGAGCAGGCTGGTTGGAACCCGGCCAGCTCCATGGATGTTTCTGCAccataaaaatacaaaccacGTCTTCAGATGTCAGCTCTGAGTCTGATCTAGCCCATTCTCCCTAAACAAGAGGCAACTGACAGTTTTACAGCAGAGGCAATGCCTAGCTACAGCCATGCCTAAGTAGCATTAACAGATTAGATCCTCCTTCTATCCCAAATGTCAGCCCTTCAACTAAGCCTCTGTCTTGCTGTGCCATAAGACACAATCTTCTAAGGTGgcagtgaaaaagaaagaggaaattctCCTTTCTCCTAGCCTGGCTTCTCCCAAGAGGTACAATAGTGCTGCTCCTGTCCCAGTGCCAGCTTTAGACCATTCTTTTGACAACGAACCTGCAGAGTAATTTGTGTCTCTCTTTGTGCATCTAATGTTACTATTCAAACATGGGGCCAGGACATCTGCGTgaagggatttttcttcttctgagaaCAACAGACTCTATTTTCACAAGCACTGTCAGTCACTGTTGATGTCTCTGCCTCAGCCctgtccagagctgctcctgctctcccgAGGTGGTGGACACCAtgggaaaggcagcagagaacaaCCCAACAGTGTGAACCACAGGCCCTGGGGGGGCAATTATGTAAATTTTACAGCTTCATGGGCAAATTGATCTAGTGATCCAGTGAGAATGATGCTCTGAAGGATGCAGGCACGCAGCCAAACTGTCTTTGGAGACACATGCGAACCATCACAGCCCACCAGCTTGTGCTGCAGACACTGCTGCTGCGCTGGGGACAAGATCAATTAAAGCAACGAGGGGAGGCAGAAATGCCATTCAGCTCACCCAGCTGGTTTCAGGACAGGACAAATATGCTGTTCTCCTCAGCCAGCTCCAAAAGGAAAGCGAAGCAACATGGCAAAGCTCAGAGCAATAGAAACAGcaccaaaaagaaaaggtgagaCTTGGCCTGGAATgggcaagaaagaaagaataagagaaaaacattcaCTGGCAAAGGAGAGAGCAAAGCAGTGGCCAGCAGGaggacaaagaaaaggaaaagggagaaaatggggggaaaagaaagggagggaaagaaagggagggaaaataaagggaggaaaaggggaaagtaAAGTATCTATGAGATTTGGGAGGAGAGGTCCaagccttttcctcctctgaccTGCACGTTGCCTGCACTCACTCGTACGAAGCTGCTCAGAACACTGTCCTGGTCCTGTCCCCTCCAGGTCACTGTGGCTGGCAGATAAGAGCgaggctgggaggggaagaATAGAGTTAAGCCTGAAAGCAGATAGACCAAGGTCCAAAGACCAGCAGGATGGTACAGACCTACATCAAGGACCTACAACAGACCAGACCTTTATTTGGAAATGGCTGGGGGATTGCCCTTACCTGGTGTGTTTGCAGCACAGGTAACTGGATTTGACCTGGGCCaaatctagaagaaaaaatagccAGTGCACCTACCAAGAACAACAACAGACACCAACTGCCACAGCTCTGCTTCAGAGCTGCATAAACCATTGAAACCTCTTGCAAAACCAATCCTTTTCAAACCTCTCCTTATCAAAAATACATGACTACAAAATGCCCATGAAGCTAAAAAGCATATTCAATCACTAGAAATATattaagagaagaaagcagcatggacaacttataaaacaaaacagaggctTATAATcagttctccttcctcttccttgtACTTGCCTTTGTGCATGTAACAACCATTCACTCCAGCACCTGGCTCCCAGTGCATGATCTATGTTATCCCCCTTCAGCAGAAGCTCCAGAATTGCTCAGACTCCTACATATTTTTAGATTAACTCAAAGATCTCTCAAGaagtctgtttaaaaaaaaaaatccagaataagAATCTGGatgaggaaaatacaaaatgccaaataaatacttgaacacaaatatttacttcgattaaaaaaaatgaacgAGAGCACTTGGGAAGCCCAGTTTGTGCAATACAGGAACAGGGAACAGCCTCAGCACAGtccctgtgctggagcagctcaATCACTGCCAAGGGCAGTGGTGGCTTTGGTGACTTGCTGGATCGTGCCTGCAAGTGGCAGTGAGTGTTCCCAGATGGGGAACTGGAGCACTCGGCACATCAGTGTCTCTGATCCGCATGTCTTCTGGTGTGCCAGGAGGCTCTGGAGAAGTGCTGCAAACCACTTCAACTCCGCTGCACGTGGGAGTGAAGAGGAAGGACTGGGGATCTTGGAGAATCACCCCGGAGCACTCCTGTTGCAGAAGAGAAACACAGACATGGGATAAGGGCTTTAGGACCAAGGGATAAGCTCATGCTCAGTCCATTAAAATACAAGAAGCATCCTCTTGGCCTTAGTGGACAAAGGTTAGAGAGAACTCCTAGGCTCAGAGCACAacactggggggaaaaaaaacaattaattGAGAACTTCCCACTATGGGCACAGGACCACGTCCAGGGAGCCAGAGGCTCATCACCTCCTGGCCATTGCTCCCCTGATGAAGAGACAAAGGGGAAGCTTTTGCACCACAGAAAGCACTGGAAGCAATAAGGGGTCACACTCCAACAGAGACAGCTCCCTCCCATTAAAAGGGAGCCAGAGCTTTCCACCTCAGGAATCACGGAGGGTTTGTTTCTTCTAGCAGGACTCTTGGAAAATGGGCAACAAACACAGTAGAAGACAACTACCCAAAATATTAGAATTTCAGGGGCTGCCCTCACAGTCAGCTCACTTAGTGAACATGTAAAACAGGACACAGCTTCTTCAGAGATGCCCTCGTTCCCCTCAGCAGCCCAAACCTCTCCACTTTCCATGTGAGAGAGGCCACATCAGCACCAAGACCCAGCCACCAAACAGCTATCAGAGAGTTAGAGCCACATTTCTGCCCAAGGGCGAAGTGGAGAATGTGGGATCCGTTCAGGGGTGCTGGGCAGAACGCATGACATCTGCTGTGGTTGGCATCTGCTGATCCTTACTGCTCTCACAGTGGGGTCCTTCCCAGCCGTGGCACTCGCAGCGGTAGCTCCCAGACCCCAGGATGCACGTGCCCTGGTTCATGCACGGGTTGGGTTTGCACAGGTTCACGGGGCTTTTTGCTTCTGCAACAAACACAAGCAGAATAGAAGGCTCAGGAACATCTACAGAGTGTTGATAGCTAGGACCTACGTCGATCGGGAATGCTGCAAAAATAACAGCAACCACATCCCAGACATCAGAAAATGCCATCTAGGGCTGATGGGATGGGAAAACCACATTAACACGGCAGAGGGTGCAAGCCTACAACCCTGTCTTGACACAGAGGACAAGCTCCTCTGtgtttaacctggagaagaggaagaagaatggCTTTGTTCTGATCTGGAGGCTAATTTCCTAATAAAGCTTAAAAGACTGACATCATGTTAGGCTGaatggcaaagaaaagcaaaacagatcactctcagcctggagaagaggagacctcattgcggttacagcttcctcacaaggagaggaggagggccaggcaccaaactcttctttttggcaaccaatgacagaacccgagggaatggcaggaagatgtgccaggggaggtttaggttggacatcaggaaaagattcttcacccagagggtgctggacactggaacaggctccccagggaggtgtcccggccccaagtcagacagtgttcaagaagagactggacaacgtcctcagacacacggtgtgaactgtggggttgtcctgtgcagggacaggagttggactcaatgaaccttgtgggtcccttccaactcaggatattctatgattccatgatctCCAGAGCTGTGCACTGAGCACGGGAGCACCTCTAAAGCCCCCACATCCAGACGCTGACAACGCAGAGACACGTGCCCTGCTCCAAGTGGTTTACAACCCCAAACGCAACTAAGTTCAAACCCCACTTGGCTCTGGAGAGGACCCGAGTTTCCACCAGAGAGGAGCAAGGACAAGAAGTCAGGAAGAAACAGGGATGGCACAAATGGAAAACAACACGGGAGAAATATCTGGGTTTCTTTTCTAGAAGATCTGAGAGAAAAGCCTGCAACCATGGCCCAAGTTGTCACTAGCCCTGTTTTTGTGAAGCGTGTGACACCTTCCCCAGCCCTCTGAACacggcagagcccagcaggcagcagggctggcagtgtTTCGGGCTGCCTTGCTGTCAATAGGTTGGgttaagcagcagcatcccagggGGATTTGCTTCCAGTCTGCTGGCAGGTCCACCACAGCATTGGTAATGGTGTGAAATTCCTCTGCTGAACAACTACACGGTGTAAAGGCTGGACCTCCTAGCTGTGCCTTTTGCTCTGTGGTGGAAAAAGCACACAGATGGAGTAGGAAaagggggagaaggaaaagtatAAATTCTATCACTATCCATCAGGATGGTTACTACTGCTTACAGAATGTTGTAATCATTCTCACATCAGCTCTCAACCCACATCTAAGATAAGCAAAATGATCGTTGACGTTCACTTTTTTGACAGTCAAATCCTAGATCTGAGACATCTCGATCTTTAGTTCCTGTTGATTTTGTATGAAGGCAAGCTGGGTTCAACATTTTTGTTGTCAGGAGACATCGCAGATGGGGTCCTGTCTGACAGTGTATCCCCAGAACAGGCACTTTCATTTTAGTCATAGGTTGGTAGAGCCACCAGCAATGAAAGCTGGAGGGACCTCTTGGACCCAACACCCATCTTCCAGGTGCTGGTTGCTCCCCAAAGAGCTTTTCCATGGTGCTCTGCTCCACGTGCCATGTGTCCATCGCTTCCCTCCACGGCTGCTCAGGAGGGATTTCTGGAGCTATTCCACCCAGACGTCATTTCTCTGACCTCCAGCCTACTGTTAACATGGTATCATCTAAAATAAGCTTCTTGAACTTCAGGGATTATACTCTTTGATGATCCCAAGAGCTTGTATTTCCATTAATCAGATTCATGTATATTTAACGCTTGGGATCTCTTCTCCTAGATCTCcgattgttttttttttctggtctccTTTCAGCTGGACCTCAGAATAAATATGATATTCCAGGTGTCCAGAGGCAGGGTAtgtttctcaaatatttttatcacaaGTCATAAATTTTTGAAAGTCCTTTCACAGACAATGGTTCTGCTATGTCTGCAAGTCTTGGACTTGGAGTAGAAGACTGAATGAAGGGTTTATATCTTTATATCGCTCTTGGTCCCAGCCTATCTAGTACAAACAGCGATTACCTGCACatgaaatgaaagcagcaaTTCAGTCTCAGGAAATGATATGTTATTACCCTGGCTCACTGAACCTTGCTGGCTCTTCCCCTTCATCTCTGGCGTTGTAGTTAATTTCATGGTACAGTAGATTGTTTTTATAATAACACAGCTGAAAATACCACTGCAATAGGAGCACATTGAAAAGCTCCAGGTAGAAATCGTCTGCAGGGCCTGCCAGGAGACCGGCTTCTCACCCTGAAGAGACGGCACTGTAAGTTCTTCCTGACCCTGAAGGAGCCACGGGCATGCCCAGAGATGAAAAGGACCTTTGATTGTGCCGTTAATCACATGTTGTGCTGCTCAAAGCGCTTCTTAATCTGATCTTACAAACGGGTTAAAACATAAGACCAAATTCCTAGATGTTAAACTGGGACTATTTTGGATAAGAAACAAGGCACGGCATTTTAAAACAGCGAGAGACTAGCTGGTGCAGCAAGGAATCAGAAGCactttccccaccaccaccatctGCAAACAAGGTCTCCCGTCCTTTCTGAAAAGCTCATTTCCATCGTACACAGGCACTCACACTCAGcatgaaaatgtttcaaactTGAATTCTGagttggttttttccccaaccAGAGACTGGCCTGCAGAACTCAAGTTTTTCAAGGAAGTGCACCTTTTGTTTAGCACAAACATGATCTTttacacaaatatttgaaaattcttcTCTCTTGAATGCTTTGGAGACAAGAATTTGATCCTGCAAACAAAATCAATCACATCCTGTCTGAAGGCCCTGGGTTTAACAGTCTGCAGGTTTTGAATTGGACAGATTCTGAATTTAGGATGAAATCCTGtgcaacacaaacaaaatcttAAGAGCTTATATGAAAACTGCAGTAGTGGGACACAAAGGAGGAACGAGAGTGATGAGGCTGAAACAGAGGTTTCAGACTCACCACTTTGTAGATGCCTGGgcacaaagctgctgagggacACAGCACAGACCTCACTCAGGGACCAACACTGTTGGCTGCAGAAATATGTCCCCttcagctcccccagcagcactACTGTAATGCACAGCAAATTCTACAGGTTTAAACAACATCAGAAACCGaataaacttctttttctttcagataagGCAGAACCTAGACCTGTCAGGGCTGGAAAGAGCCAGTCACACTAAGCCTTGTCTCACCCACTGGACAGAATCTTTGGAAAGCTGATTCCTATTCCTATAGGATTCATTTGACAGTCATCAGATCTATGCCATAGCTTCCCCAGCCGTAAAATGCAAAAGGTAATATCAAGCTCACTTGGTAAAGCATCAGAAAACCTATGATAACAATGGCTGGTGGCACCAGCATAAAGAGTGAGGATGGGATGTTCTCTCACCTTCACAGATTCTTTCAATGATAAGGTCTTGGTAATACTGCAGGTCTTCATAGGAGGAGATGTGGATCAGGTAGTTGGGAGACCCAGCAACCCTTAGCAGCGTGTCCCTCTGTGCATCCCCAATGACAACCACAAACACCAAGATCCCGTtgtccctcagctgctgtgctggggcagctgcaTCCTCCATGCTGCCTCCATTTGTgagcaccaccaccaccttgTTGACACCAGGTCTTGCTCCTTTCTGCACTGTCATCACGTCACCATAAATCCGCAGCAAGGCCCTGCCAGCAGAGGCTGAGTCCCCAAGGAAGGGCGCTTGGTCGACAGCTTGGAGGACAGCTGAATTGCTTGTGTGGGTGTCCAAAGCGAACACGGTGTGAGCTTTGCTACCATAGATGACGAGGGCAATTTGGGTGACATCCCGGTTGATGCTGAAGTGCGAACAGCTGCTCCTGACAAAGCCTCTCAGCCGCAGAAAGTTCTCCAGGCCAACTCCAGCCGAGGCATCCACTGCAAATGCCAAATCAAGAGACTGCGCCTGGCAGCCTGGATAAAGGAGTGCAAACACATTATTTTccataatataatatatatggACTCctttctgaccaaaaaaaaagcaggggggAAAATGGTAGGCAGAATTAATCACTGCTGATCACTGACTCTGGAGGGTGATCTATGACCCTTTCACACCAATAGATCGAGATCCATCATAAAAAGCAGTGATGGAAGGTTAGCCCCTGAATTTATGACTGACACAAACAAAACGAGGACATTCATCTTTCTGTCCTTCCCACCTCCTCACTGGAGTTCAGCAGACCTCCTCGTGGGCTGACAAACTCACCCCTCAATGCTCATATCACAGTCTTACCTTCAGGATTGTCCACACTGCAGAttcttctctgcagctctgggatcCTGTTGAACAGGTCCTGGGGGTCCAAATAAGCAATTGTGTGCTTTGGATTGCCAGTCACCTCTGTCAGCTCTGCTCTCATGAAGCTGCTGCCTACAGCGATCAAGAAGAGATCTTGGTCCCTCGCATACTTGGCGGCTTCTGCCACTGGATCCTGGGACTTGGAGTCAGTGAGCAAGACAACAACACGTGGGAGCTCATCCCGCACATCTGCAAAGACCGGGGCGCTCCTAAAACCATGCTGTGCAATGTactgcagggctctgcctgtCAGGGTTCCTCCTCCGCTGAAATTCAAAGCATCAATGCTCTTCATGAGACTGAATGCATCCTTGTATTGGCGCACTTCAATGGGTATCACGACGGTGTTATTGTACTGGGCCACTCCCACATTCATTGGCGCGTCCTGGCCCATCACTGCTTGGAGGAACCTCTTGAGGAACGCCTTGTAGCGCAGGAA
The genomic region above belongs to Caloenas nicobarica isolate bCalNic1 chromosome 7, bCalNic1.hap1, whole genome shotgun sequence and contains:
- the VWA2 gene encoding von Willebrand factor A domain-containing protein 2, translating into MDLLSFESICIFLLPQVLLVLGIQEIHTDQEMIRKISAAGQLMQCSASLDVLFLLDGSYSIGKGSFERSKHFAGKLCDALDIHPDRVRVGMIQFSSTPHLEFPLDLYLTKQEVKERIKRIVFRGGSTETGRALKYILRKGFPGGRNSSVPEVMIIISDGKSQDSTAMPAMQVKERHIVVFAVGIKFPRWEELHTLASEPTEQHVLFAGDANDAANGLYSTLTGSVCSTNAPGCKVESHPCERRTLETVKELAGNYVCWKGSKQPNAVRASLCPFYRWKRVLIKHPSRCFRTVCSDPCDSQPCQNGGTCVPDGLHKYHCLCPLGYGGDIHCAPKLSLECSVDLLFLMDSSAEVTLEGFLRYKAFLKRFLQAVMGQDAPMNVGVAQYNNTVVIPIEVRQYKDAFSLMKSIDALNFSGGGTLTGRALQYIAQHGFRSAPVFADVRDELPRVVVLLTDSKSQDPVAEAAKYARDQDLFLIAVGSSFMRAELTEVTGNPKHTIAYLDPQDLFNRIPELQRRICSVDNPEGCQAQSLDLAFAVDASAGVGLENFLRLRGFVRSSCSHFSINRDVTQIALVIYGSKAHTVFALDTHTSNSAVLQAVDQAPFLGDSASAGRALLRIYGDVMTVQKGARPGVNKVVVVLTNGGSMEDAAAPAQQLRDNGILVFVVVIGDAQRDTLLRVAGSPNYLIHISSYEDLQYYQDLIIERICEEAKSPVNLCKPNPCMNQGTCILGSGSYRCECHGWEGPHCESRVLRGDSPRSPVLPLHSHVQRS